Within the Cotesia glomerata isolate CgM1 linkage group LG6, MPM_Cglom_v2.3, whole genome shotgun sequence genome, the region TGATGAAGAACTCTACGAACTTATACAAAGATTTTGGAAGCTCGATGATATTCCTGTAAGCAATAAATCTTCTTTAACCCCAAATGACCAAGAATGTGAAGATCATTTCAAGGAAACACATTCTCGAGATAATACTGGCCGCTATATCGTCAGATTACCATTTAAAAAGCCGGTCGAATCTCTTGGAGAATCAAAGAGTGCAGCACATCGTATGTTATTTACTTTATCTAAGCGATTCCTGAAAGACTCATCATTGCGGATAGCTTATCATGGATTCATGGATGAATATCAACGACTACAACATATGAGATTGGTATCTAAGTCTACTGCTGAGCCTAAGCACAGCTATTACTTACCTCATCACGGAGTAATACGAGAACAAAGTCTAACAACTAAATTGCGAGTGGTCTTCAATGCATCTTGTAAGACTTCAAGTGGGTTATCTTTAAATGACATTCTTCACACTGGACCTAAGCTACAAACTGAACTAATCGATGTACTCTTACGATTCCGGTTCTTTAAATATGTCTTCGTCTCGGATATTGAGAAGATGTACAGACAAATCATGGTCCATCCAAATGATTGGGAGCTCCAAAGAATTTTGTGGAAAAACAAAAAggatgaattaattatttatcaactaaTGACTGTCACTTATGGGATGGCTTGTGCTCCCTTTCTAGCTTTGCGAGTTATGCAGCAACTAGTTGAAGATGAAGGACCAAAGTACCCTCTGGCTATATCAACTCTAACAAAAGGCCGATACGTTGACGATGTTTTCGGTGGTGAAGATTCCATTCAAGAAGCACAAGAAACGGTGAAACAAGTAAACAATCTCTGCATGGCGGGCGGTTTCCCTCTTAAGAAATGGATAAGCAATGAACCTTCAACTCTTCAATCAATCTCATCTGCGGATCAACTTCTGGCTTCTTCAGTAACAATTGATAAAAGTACAGTTGTACATGCTCTTGGCATGAATTGGAGTCCGATTACTGATAAGTTCCAGTTCACATGGAATATTCCTgcttattcaaaaattacaaaacgGACAATCCTATCAACTATTGCTAGATTCTTCGACCCACTTGGACTTCTGGCTCCGGTAGTAATCACGGCAAAGATCTTTATTCATCAACTCTGGACGAATCAGCTGGGCTGGGATGATCCACTATCTGCAGTTCTCTCAAATCAATGGAAAGATTTGATTCAGAGTTTCCAAGAGATGAACCAGATGTCAATTCCTCGCTGGCTTCAACATCACGCAGTAATCCTTGTGAAATTCATGGATTTTGTGATGCATCTCAGCAAGCTCTCGCTACTGTCATTTACGTCTTTTCAAAAGATCCAAATGAAAAAACTCAGACTGTGTTATTGTGCTTGAAGACCAAGGTAGCTCCTATCAAGAGGCTAACTATCCCTCGATTAGAACTATCAGCTGCTGTACTACTAACAAAATTAGTTCATCACGTTCTTCAAAAGTTTGAAATAAAGAAACCTCAAGTTCATCTTTGGACAGATTCCGCAATCACATATACTTGGATAAATAATCATCCATCTCGTTGGAAAGAATTTATTCATAACAGAGTTTTCTTTATCCAAAAAACTCTTCCCGCAGCAAAATGGCAATTTGTACCAGGTAAAGAAAATCCTGCTGACTGCGCTACACGTGGATTAACTCCAACTCAGTTATCCAAGTATTCTATTTGGTGGTTTGGTCCTGAATGGTTAAAGCAGTCATCATCATCATGGCCTAATGGTTCAACAATTCCAACGGTCAACGATAATCTGGAAGAACGTCCAATTATAGTAATGACAACCAAACTTATACCTATGTCAATTGAAGAGTTTCTTCGGAGAACAACACCGAAACCATTTGATCAACTAAATCGcatttatcataatttaactCGACTACTTCGTATCACTGCCCTTTGTAGAAGATTCATTCTAAGATTACGGAAGAAAGCAGCAAATCTTAAAACTGAGCCAATCACTGTACAAGAATTAAACGACGCTAAATTCTACTGGGTCAAGATAACGCAACAACATGCCTTCAATCAAGAAATCAAACAACTATCCAGAGGAGAACATCTGTCCAACTCTAATCCTCTAGTAAGATTAACACCTTTTATCGATTCACAAGGGATTCTTCGAGTAGGAGGAAGATTAGAGTCATCTCACTTGCCATTTGGTGCCAAACATCCAGCTATTCTTCCACGAAATTCTCCACTGACTAAGATGATCATTGATAAAGCTCATCAAAAAACTCTTCATGGAGGAATCCAAAAGACTTTATCCTTCATTCTAGATGAATTCTGGATTATTGGAGGAAGAACTTCAGTCAAATCAGCAATCTGGAACTGTGTAAGATGTGCAAGATTCCGACAAATCAAGAGCCAACAACTAATGGGTCAATTACCAATTCATCGAGTTACTCCTTCTCGTCCCTTTTTGCATACCGGTGTTGACTATGCTGGACCATTCATGCTAAAAACTTGGAGAGGACGCAATGCTCGTGAATATAAAAGCATACATTGCCTTATTTGTCTGTGAATCTACGTCAGCTATTCATCTAGAACTTGTCACCGATTATACAACTAATGCCTTTATAGCAGCTTATAAACGGTTTACTGCCAGACGTGGGATTTGTGCAACATTGAGAAGCGATTGTGGAACCAATCTCAGAGGAGCGGACTCGGAACTTCAAAACCTCTTTTCTTCAACATCAAAACAGCTTGGTAAACTAGCTTCACTCCTCGCCAATGACGGTACTCAATGGTTGTTTAATCCTCCTTCTGCTCCTCATTTCGGTGGAAAGTGGGAATCTGGAGTGAGATCAACAAAACACCATCTTTGTAGAGTAATAGGAGAACAACAACTAACTTATGAAGAAATGAGTACCTTCCTGACTCAAGTTGAAGCTGTTTTGAACTCAAGGCCTCTATGTTCGCTCACTGAAGATCCTGATGATCTTTCCGTGCTAACTCCTGGTCATTTTCTTATAGGAGGACCACTAAATATTGTACCTGAACCTTCTTTAGAAGATATTCAAATATCTCGTCTTTCTCGATGGCAGCTTCTGCGACGCATGACTGATGATTTTTGGACTAAGTGGTCTAAAGAATATCTTCAAAAGTATCAACCGATTTACAAATGGAATCAACCAATGCCTGAAATCAAACCAGGGTCACTAGTTCTCATTACGGATGAAAGATATCCACCAACAAAATGGCCTCTAGGACGTATCATCAAGGTTCACCCCGGTAAGGATGGCCACGTTCGAGTAGTTACTGTAAAAACGGCTACGAGTACCTTTGAAAGACCTGTCACTAAATTAAGAATCTTACCAATTCATTAACAATAGTTTgttaaatcaatttaacaaaggCGGGCggaaaatgtttaaaaataaagatataattcaaaattgttggttataattcaaaattattaaatatgtggCGCCACCTATTGATCGTTATGAGTACTCTAAACAACAACATTGGCGCTGTCGCTTAGCTCGCGCTTAGCTCGCGCCTGCGCCTTACTCGCGTCTGCGCCTAGAAACATCTCGTAAAAGAAAAGTCTagatcaaaattcttaatttggctaaatattaattaaaaatcgattaattaataatcaaaagagttaaaataaagtaaaaattcattttgtatcaaaatcattcattttgtTAATCTGGAAAGTGAATTTATCTAAAAGAGTTCTCTCGAACTCAATCGAGAGAATTTCAGCTGAAAATTCGAGAATCCCGCCAGTCAAGTATATAAGCCAGTCCATCCGGCGCTGCGAGTCAGTCTTCATTTCAAACGCTTACTATTCACATCGTGATATCAAGCTAAGATAAAAGTCTTTCACTGCAACGAACTTGTCTACAAGTAAAATCTTGTTATTCTGAGTGTGAGAAAATCATCTAAGTCAGCGTGTTTATAACCTAATCGAAAAGCATCTTCTTTGGCGACTTCTAGACAAGAAAATCATCGTGTTCAAGGCTCGGTACTTCTTTTCACCCTGTTAGGTGACCTACAAGCTTCCTTGTGGTACCCCTCAGAGAAAATCATCGTACCCAAGGCCCGGCTGGTCATCACCTTGTAAGGTGCACCTGCAGGCTCCCTTGAACACCTTCTAGAAGTCTATTCCTAATCAACAGATCCAGCACCTCTTCTCCTTTGGGTTTACGGTGTCTAACCACTATTTTAACCATTTGAGTGACTCATTGATTTCATAAAACGAAACTGTGATCTAAAAGATTGTGTGTTCTCTAAGTTAaacttattgttaattttgtaataattgtcaataaaattaacctaTAAAACTGACTCTCCAGCTATTGTTCTTTAACAGCCACTACGCCAGTACTTGACGgcttttcaatttatattcataagatAAATCTTCAACATCCTTAGTGCATTCGTCGATAGGTGTTTCTTGATCAACTAGTGCATTTGCCCACTCTTTATCTTCCACGACTTCCATCGTCCAATCTTTATACGGTTCTTGGAAATGCAAAGAACTTTCTTCGACCATTTTGACTCCGGAGTATTCGTTCATAGCattgagtaaaatattttcaaaactttcttTGATTTGTATTTCTTCGTCATTTACTGGCGATTCTGGAATGTTCATGACTTGAAATGTTGTTAAGAGTAGTCTTATAACATTTATAGGATTGACTTTCATTTTGCTCTATGtactaaaataaagattttcgtacaattttaaattattcacttattaaaaaaaaaaaaaaaaaaacacgattataatattgaattataaaagatGAAGTACATCGCAGTAACTAAACTAATCTCGAaatgatacatttatttatactatgtTGTTTTTCACATTACTGACTcatatatactaaaaatataattatctctTTTTTTGTATGAGATAACGATGaatgattattatgattataataaatcattataagcatttttgattttttttttttttttccaaagcaGATTCACATTAAATGACATTTGTAATATTTGATGTCCCGATacacaaaataaagtttgggatgcgaagtaaacaagtaagtaaaatattaagatataatattattattattttctaaatgctagaaatgtacgaaaaaattattattgatgaattcatatcaaaattaatataaaaaacgatattttcttggtGGTCACTGTAGATATGCTTAAGGGATGTTCACCccctaaacttaatttttcggaaaaaccccgaaagacgtattctctacttttttttcctcttccgattgccgttggtttcgttgaaatccatcgaatagttttttttttataaaagttttgtgattttcaaccctcataacttttgttctatccattgttttattataaaaccaaaagcatttttcatgattttccaccctgaaaattatgcaattggtcccattcgattattcaaactgcaagtatgcgaaacttgaaaaacaccCCTTTGGAGGCTAACTTTTGAGGGGTAGTTTCACCccctagaaatgtttttccgcaaataaaaaaaatacgtgtctCTTAGATTTCGACGGAGAATAACATATCTCAGTTTTATCAAAATCGGAGGGGGACACCGGAGAGAGTTTCCTTGTCAGATAATTCTAGTTTAGAGGTTTACTCAATTCTATTTCTACTGGCttaaaccaaattttttttgacacgattctcaaataaataaattttacacatGACATAAGAATATGGAATTAATAACCCGAATTAAATTCCTGGTATTATTAACCCTGACAGGCCTAtgtgtaaaataagtaatgacaaagacaaattttattttccttaagaaattaatcaataacccGAAATAAGTcctagtattattaattaattgttttataatttgattctaaatttaatacttaatattGATACTTAAACAAATTAACGATTGTGACCGAGCACGAAATGGCGGTGACCTTCAGCCGACATGTTGCCTGGCTGACGCCGCAGACCCGAGAGATAATTAACTCGTTATTTGTACCtggagtttttataattttatttgcacTCGGTGAGCTGCAACTCCTCGTCTTCGGGTACTGATGTGAATTCTCCCTTGGTGAGGTAGTCTCGATTTAGCGGCAAAACTCTGGTCATCATCACTCACTCTCTGGATATTTATAACGCCTATAACCGAAAATcagcattaaaaattatcacaagTTAAAGTTAATCTAACCAAGCTGGCATTCGGCCTAGCAagcattaaattaacaaaatgttatcgCTTCGTTCCACGTTGAACAaccagaataaaaataattatcttagctggatgttttagaaaaatttgtgTGTCGTCCAGTCGAGCCACTCAGTCACAATGAGTCTTACCAAATTTTGTTCTTCCTTTCTTGCTTCCTCTGCTCTCCCCATTATCACTACGCCGGCTTCTCCACCTTGGGGCCTTTCTTACTAGCTCCAAACGAGCTTTAGATCACAGCGCACTGTGAC harbors:
- the LOC123267318 gene encoding uncharacterized protein LOC123267318, yielding MRVSHIKNHIDEQMELIKIINETITNLTRVGEENISLQRVEARKTALRDTWNKFSATHDAIKIAMRKLSDHKKRKVLRLPYLQDNLYRITYDAYLEALEKMNTLYYQLRQAESRASSVTNTELPVHHFGPRLPNLDLPKFNGNPSEWLQFKDLFTSMVLNNNSLSIIWKLHYLKQSLTGPAADFLKNTALTTDNFQKAWDALVSFYENKRLLVNSALQSLITMKRMTKESAVEMEGLYSTITQIYRTLETLGRPVNTWDDFLVFITVQRLDSESVKAWELHLGSTKDPPTWKQFIEFLMSRLLTLQAVEKSRKPGSQHNPRVTTVHHASGDPSNFKKCSICSADHYTAKCPEFANKPLEKKLAIIKDKKLCYNCLRNHLVNKCTSTRRCMNCGKRHHTAIHRDEADSTPNVQANLTSYSTSTANQTLLATAQVAVVSEQGYQVQARALIDPGSQVSFISKRLVQQLHLKRKPVIFELHGIGAVNAGRTQGLVSVTLRPHFKSSQQVNIQAHVLPKLTARIQATSSANWSHFQQLQLADPSYNQPGKIDVIIGADYYGQICLEGLRKGPTNSPTAQSTIFGWILFGPTGNSSTSSIQCFHTSVDEELYELIQRFWKLDDIPVSNKSSLTPNDQECEDHFKETHSRDNTGRYIVRLPFKKPVESLGESKSAAHRMLFTLSKRFLKDSSLRIAYHGFMDEYQRLQHMRLVSKSTAEPKHSYYLPHHGVIREQSLTTKLRVVFNASCKTSSGLSLNDILHTGPKLQTELIDVLLRFRFFKYVFVSDIEKMYRQIMVHPNDWELQRILWKNKKDELIIYQLMTVTYGMACAPFLALRVMQQLVEDEGPKYPLAISTLTKGRYVDDVFGGEDSIQEAQETVKQVNNLCMAGGFPLKKWISNEPSTLQSISSADQLLASSVTIDKSTVVHALGMNWSPITDKFQFTWNIPAYSKITKRTILSTIARFFDPLGLLAPVVITAKIFIHQLWTNQLGWDDPLSAVLSNQWKDLIQSFQEMNQMSIPRWLQHHAQALATVIYVFSKDPNEKTQTVLLCLKTKVAPIKRLTIPRLELSAAVLLTKLVHHVLQKFEIKKPQVHLWTDSAITYTWINNHPSRWKEFIHNRVFFIQKTLPAAKWQFVPGKENPADCATRGLTPTQLSKYSIWWFGPEWLKQSSSSWPNGSTIPTVNDNLEERPIIVMTTKLIPMSIEEFLRRTTPKPFDQLNRIYHNLTRLLRITALCRRFILRLRKKAANLKTEPITVQELNDAKFYWVKITQQHAFNQEIKQLSRGEHLSNSNPLVRLTPFIDSQGILRVGGRLESSHLPFGAKHPAILPRNSPLTKMIIDKAHQKTLHGGIQKTLSFILDEFWIIGGRTSVKSAIWNCVRCARFRQIKSQQLMGQLPIHRVTPSRPFLHTGVDYAGPFMLKTWRGRNAPIHLELVTDYTTNAFIAAYKRFTARRGICATLRSDCGTNLRGADSELQNLFSSTSKQLGKLASLLANDGTQWLFNPPSAPHFGGKWESGVRSTKHHLCRVIGEQQLTYEEMSTFLTQVEAVLNSRPLCSLTEDPDDLSVLTPGHFLIGGPLNIVPEPSLEDIQISRLSRWQLLRRMTDDFWTKWSKEYLQKYQPIYKWNQPMPEIKPGSLVLITDERYPPTKWPLGRIIKVHPGKDGHVRVVTVKTATSTFERPVTKLRILPIH